The Thermodesulfobacteriota bacterium genomic interval AAAAGAATGGCAGCGATTTTTTGCTGTTCGGGGAGAGAAGGGAGAAGACATTCAAGCTTGTAAACATCTTCTCTGTTTAAACCCGGAATGGTGCTATGCAAGTTCATCTCGCACAATCCAAAGGTGCTCAAGAAAAAAGCCATAAAGCGCCAATCATGATCTTTCCTTAAAGCAACATAATAAGTGGTGTCTATAGGCCAGAAGTCAGATGTTGAGAAATGCACAGCGCCACAGGAACCTTTCCGGCCAACAATAATGCCTGGGCCATTTACTAACGCTTCATTGTGGAACCCAACAACCCCATTCGAGCCAAAAACAGGATGGTCCCCTGCTAACCTGTCATTCTTTGGCAAAGCCTTGCCATATTGCAGCGATATTTCATTACCTAAATAGGTCTTTATCCAGTCAGATCGCATCTCATTATTTCCCTTGCTTAATTCCAATCTTCATTTTATTCAACTTCCCAATACCCGCCTTTATCCGGGCCGATACGTTTTAACCTTCCTTCCTTTTTTAACTTGGCTATGTGAACCTTTATTGTGTTCGGACTTGTACCCAGCAGCGATGCTATATCATGCCTCGTTACTTTTGGATTATTCTTCATCACCGCTATAATTTTCTCGTCAAATGTCATTTTCTGGGTATCTTTCTGGGTGGCCTTGAACACCGTTACCCTGAACCCCTCGACACCGTTCATCCTGAGGTTTATCGAAGGAATAAATAGTGCTCAGGGCAGGCCAGCTACACAGCCTCCTGTGGGGGTTAAGGTGGTGGTCATAGAGGTATTTAATGCTCCGAGTCATAACTGTGTTACAATTCAGATGGTGGCCATAAGCCCTCCCTTTTTACCCTGATTTCGATAACGTCTGTTGAAATTCCAAAAGGTCTACACAACGTTGGCGAAATTCGTGATAATACTGCGTCAGAATCAGTTTTCATAAAGGTGGTTAAATTATTTTTCTTTATGGTTTCATAGGATTTATTTACTTCTACTGCCAGATGCGCGTGGGGCACCAGCAAGCGTCCTGCAAATTCATTGGCCTGCCATTCAAAGCTGCGATATTCATTTTCCGGCACATTGAGAATAAAGTTTTTCCACTCCTCCGGTGATGTAACATCGAGTCTTGTATAGATATCCCTGTGGAGAAAAAGGTGTCCCAGTTCATGGGCAAATGAAAAACGCATGCGGTTTGCAAATTTCTCACTCATATAACAGTCATAATCTACTACGATTCCCGTTAAGTCCATTTTTAAATAGGCGTCTATATCAATCGTAGACAGAAGGTTATGTATTGGTTCGATATCCAGTCTGAGCCCGAACTCCACAATTTTTTCCGTATTGATCGGTAACTTGTTGTCGTGCCAGTATTCTTCTCGAACCCTATCCGCTTTTTCCCAGAGTTCTTTTGAATCAATCCACCTGCACTTGAACTCACTATAATCCAAATTACTCTTTCCCCTTTTTTATCATCTGAATTAATTTTTCTAAGTCTTCCAGGGTAGGTTTTTCACTCCTGAGCGTTCTGAAAAACATGGGCAAAGAATTTAATGCCTTTGTATCAGATAGAATGTCCTGAGGGATAACGCCAGCAGTGATACTTGCCTTGTCTTTCATTTCCCTCCACAAGACCGATTCGAATTCAATATCCAGCGCCAGAGCAATTTTTTTTAATTTTCCCTCATCCTGAGGAGGTGCAAGCACACCGCGCTCCACTTTACTCCAATTGCTGGCATCTACTTCAATCATTTTGCAAAACTCTCTCAGGCCCAGCCCCTTGCTTAGCCTCTTCTCTTTAATAAATTCTCCAAACATGGCCTTTTCTCCCTTCTTTCCCTTTTATTTCTTTTTTATCCGGGATTGTGGTAAATATTTTACCATGTGGTAAAAGTAACACCACAGGGGAGAAAAGTCAAGCCATTATTTTCCGAACCCCATCTTTCTGAAAATCTCTTGGAGCTCCTCATCTGCTTCATCTGCTTTCTTCTCCAGCCCCACAAGTTCTTCCAAAATTGCCGGAATGCTTCGGTAGGCTTCCTTTTCGGTAATATCAACATATCGTGAGGGTGAAAGGTTATAATCATTGTCTGCTGCCTGCTCTCGCGTGATTACCTTTAAAAACCGTTCAATATCCTCACCTTTAATAAAAGCGTCTGCTATTTTACGGATACTTTCATCAGGAATATAGTTCTTTGGCTGCCCTTTCTTGAATTCCCGGCTGGCATTAACCAGGACAATTTTGCCCTTTCGTGCGGGCGGCTTGGCTTTATTGAATACTATGATTATTCCCGCAGCCGTGGTATTATAGAAAAGGTTATCCGGCAGTAAGATAACCCCTTCGATCAAATCATTATCCACAAACCATTTGCGAATCTTTTTTTCTCGGTCCTCGGTCTTACTCCCGCTGCCCCGGGTAACTGCCCCGGTGTCAATGACAACTGCAGCACGGCCATGATCATTCAACGATGCAACTGTATTTTGCAGCCATGCCCAGTCTGCTTTGCTGGTAGTAATACCGCCCTGGGATTCAAAACGGTCAAAAGGATCATTGTCATATACTGCTGTATTAAAAGGCTGATTCCACATAGGATTTGAAACAACAATATCGAACTTCTTCAGGCTTGAATCAGACTGCTTGAATTTGGGATTGGTCATGGAATTGCCGCGAACGATCTCGCCCTCCATGTCGTGGACCACCATATTCATCCGGGCAATAGCATAGCTCGAGCCGGTAAGCTCCTGTCCGTAGAGCTTTAAAGGACGCCGCACCTTGATTTCCCGTTCCTGTAGCGCAAGCTCGCACTTGATCAGAAGCCCGGCCGACCCGCAGGCATAGTCATAAACTTCCTCACCCTGACGCGGCCGCACAATATAGGCCATGAGCCACCCAACTTCTGTCGGCGTAAAAAACTCACCCGCACTCTGTCCCTGCCCCTCAGCAAATTTTCTCAACAGATATTCATAGGCACGGCCAAGAAAATCCGGCTCTACATCATAGAGGCCAAGACGGTATCGGGGGTCAGAAATTGTTTCGATCACACCGGACAATGCAGCATCGCTGATTTCGCGCTCATTGTTGCGGGTTTCATTATAATCAACAATATCGATTACCCCGCTGAGATTCGGGTTATGCTTTGTAATAGCTCGCATGGTTATGGTTAGCTGTTCGCCAAGAGTTTTGGGCTTTCGGTCCCATGACCAGTCAAACTGCTCCCGGCCACTCACTACCGGCCACCGTGCCTCAGGTGGTATAAAGAAGCGCACCAAGCCGTGGTCAGCTTCAATAATTGAGAGGGCTGTCTCTTTGTCTCCATATCTTTCTGCTAACCGTTCAACCTCATCTTCGAATACATCGGAAAGCCGTTTAATAAATATCAGGGGAAGGATATAATCCTTAAATTTGGGTGCATCCTTTTCCCCCCGAATAGAGCAGGCTGCGCTCCAGAGCATCTGCTCCATGGACTTTGTACTTAAAATATCCTCTTTGGATTTCCGGCGACGTCTAGATTGAAAGGTCTGGTTATTTTCACTATTTGTTAGCGCGCTTTGATCAATGCCCGACTGCTCAATTAAGTCCAAAATAGCTTCTCTGGCTTTTCCCCGGGGGATTATCCTCTCGTTTTCCCAGCGGTTAACCGTCGCGAATGAAACGCCAAGTTTTGCTGCAAGCTCTTCCTGGCTCAAGTTCAGCATGACCCTCAGTTCTTTTACAACTTTACTTATGTCACGTATATCAAGCATACCCACTCCGTAATATATGTTATAATGCTATAGCATATATAAAATATCTTGTCAAGCATTTTCTAACATATTCTTATTCCCTCTCTTTCCAAAAACCTCCTCAAAGCAAAAAACCCCACTCTCATTTTGAGAAGCAGGGTTTCTGCTACCGGTATGCCATCTTTACCCTCTTATGGTACCTTCCATCCTGTAGGTTCTGATCTTTGCCAGATCAAAGGAGTAATCATATAAGTGCAGTCCCTTTGAACTGGCAATTATTTCTCCGTCCTCCACTCCAATCTCAGACGCCATATATTCCTTAAGTATCTGGATGGCAGCCAGATTGGATGGAAATCCTGCCCACAAATCCCATGATCTAAAATACAGGGCAAAGTGGAGTTTTCCATCCTTTACTTTTGTGTCGATCAGGCGGAGGCATGGCGGATCCTCTGTTCCGCAATCCTCCGGTCTCCCGATTTCCATTGCTGCCTGGTTTGTCCCATGCCCTTTCTTATACATCTCTATTACCTTCTCGACCTGCTTAAAACCGAATAGCCTTTGACCATAAGTATAGGTCTCATTTGGCTCTACCTTGTCAGTCATGAGGTATGGAAGGTACTGCTCGACGTATTCCATGGTTGTTGGAGGAGGAATGCCAAGCCCGGGAGGGATATCAGGGATAAGCGGTCTCGCCCCAGGGTGTTTTATATGAACGGTGATGTAATCAAACTCCCTTCTGACAGCCCCTTCATAACTTCCCTTTGTGATTTTGTAATTATTCCCGACTTCAAGTATCCGTGCTATACATTGAAACCAGGCATCGGGCAGATCTCTGGCTTCTATTAATACTGGTTTTAGATTCATTCTGCTTCTCCCATAGAATTCTTGCTTTATTCGTGGTAACTGGTGATCTAACCTTTTGTTTTAACAACTCGCTCCGGGTAGTCTGTAAATACCCCGTCAACCCCAAGCAACTCCATGCGTGCGATGTCTTCGGGGTCATTTACGGTAAACACAAATACTTTTAGCCCGCGTTTGTGGGCATCATTGACAAAAAACTCATCTATGAAGTCAATGGACAGGTGTACCGAATAGCAGCCCAGTCTTTCGGCAAATGCTGCATTATCAACAGGGAGACCTACGATAAGTGCACCGGTAAGTACTTTAGAATCAAGCTTCTTCGCATTAAGCAGCTCGCGGTGATTAAACGACGACACTAATATACTTTCATAGCCCCAACCCTGGTCAAGCTGTTTCCTGATTAAAGAGACTACAGGCTTCGTAGTTTGGAATCCCTTCAGTTCTATATTCAAGCCAGCCCTACCATTGACGATTGCGAATACCTCTTCTAGCGTTGGAATCTTCTGGCCTTTTCCAGCGTTGAGTGAACGCAGATATCCGAATGTCTTATCGTTTATATATCCAGTACCATCAGTTGTGCGTTCGAGCCGATTGTCATGAATAACGATTAAGTGGCCGTCCACAAAGCAGACATCTATCTCTACCCACGATGCCCCCAGGCTGATAGCCTTTTCTATCGAAAGAAGGGTGTTTTCAGGTTCGTGTCCCATGGCACCGCGATGGCCTATGCAGAGCAATTCACCTCTCATAACATATCCTTACATAATTTTCCTGGATAATACCATATAGGTACCTTGGTTTGCAAATACAAGTCGACATTTTAAGTAACAACCTTATGGGTTATGAAGCCTGGAATAGATGTCAACATTTGCAATAGCCCTTGCTGCCCGTTCAAAGGTGGGATAGGCAGGTATCCCTGCGTGGGAGAGTGTCCTTTCGAACTCCAATCTTTCTGCAATGACTGAACCATGGGGGGAGAGCAATACAATAGGTTTGTATTTAGTTTTTTTGAAGTTTGCAATAATCTCAAGTGTATCCTGGAATATCTTCTTTGATGCTAACCCGACGAGAAAATCTACCGGGACCTGGATTATGAGAATATCTATAAGGGGGTCATCTAGTACTAATTCTATCGTATTACTGAGTATCTCAGTAATGCCCCCAACGGAACCCATATCTAGGGGATTTCGCAGTATGCTGCCTGCTTTAGGGATGATAGTCTTGAGCTTAGCCCTTGTCTCATCGGTGAAAGGGGGGACCTCCATACCCTGACTGGTAAAGGCATCGCTGGATGTAACGCTTGCCCCACCACCAGCACCGTAGAGTCCGGCGATGACGGCAACACGATTTCCACAAAATCGAGGAAGGTGTAAAAAGGCTAAGATAGTATCAACCAACTCCTCGTGGCTCTCTACCTTAATTGCACCAGCCTGCTTCAGAGCTGCCTTCCATATTATATCGGAACCGGCAAGTGAGGCACTATGAGATGCTGCTGTCTGAGCACCAGCAGGAGTTTTTCCTCCCTTCCAGATAATCAAAGGCTTGGTTTTTGAGATTTCCTTAATCAGTCTAAAGAGGCGTTGGCTATCTTTTGCTCCCTCTAAATAGGCGCCGATGATTTTCGTCTCCGGATCGAGTGCGAAATACTCCAGATAATCACAGTTATCAAGATCACACCCGTTTCCGAAACTGACCACCTTGCTAAAGCAAATCCCCCGTCTTATCCCTTCGTCAATTAGATTACCAGCAACTCCACCACTGTGGGAGATGAACCCTACTGTGCCGGCCTCTGCCGGGAAGTGCATAGGACCATAAGGCATATGGCATGCAGGGGAATACACTCCGATGCAGTTTGGGCCAATAATCCGGAATCCGTTTTCTCTGGCTTTTCTAGCCATCTCTTTCTCCAACCTGCGTCCCTCTTCCTCTCCGGTTTCGGAAAACCCTGCGGTGAAGATCTGAACAGTCTTTACACCCTTTGTTGCACACTCGTCAAGCAAATCGAGTATAAATCTTGCAGGGATTGAGACAATAACGTAGTCAACGTCAGCCGGGATTGATGTGAGTTTAGGGTAACTTCTAAGCCCAAGTATTTTATTCTCAGTTGGATTGACGGGATAAAGCGGTCCTTCAAACCTTGAATCTATCAAGGCTTGAAGGTATCTCGTTCCAAATTTCAGCTTGTCGTTGGAGGCACCAACTACAGCGATGGATCCGGGATAGAAGATAGACTCAAACTCTTCCAGTTTTCTTTGATCCAAGATGCCCTCCTTTTTGAAGGAATTCTATGTAATAAAAGGGAGCCGCTTGTAGTGTGCTATATGTGAAAGATGGTTATATGTCAAGGGAATTTGTTTTTTTCTTTTGACATATCATTGCTTTTATGATAAGTTATCTCAGAATTCAATGTTATATATTGTGAGGTGATGAAGATGTATGGTGTCATTCATAAAAAGGACTGCAGCAAGGTAAAGAAAGACGATGCGGATGAACCTCAGGTAAAACCATGCCCCAAATGCGGGGAAGATTTTGTAAGAATGCATGCCTATGCTTTTAATCCGCTATTAATGCGGACAGGGCCAAGACCCTGGACAGAAAGAAAAGACGCCAATTTCTGAGCTGAGGCAGACGAGAGTGCCAGTATGTGGTACTGTAATTTTTGTGGATATACCAGCGGCGGCAGGCCTGGAGACTGGATGGTATAACCAGCCTGGGATATTGGGTTAAGGATTTCCAAGGGTTTTGCTGGAATTAAGAGAGAAGAGGGGTATTATTCCTTCAGTAACCTACTGGGAGAGGATTAACATCACCCTCCTCGCCATGATTCTATTCCATAGTAAAGGATTCCTTCCAGATAGTCATCCCAGTCCGAGTCTAATTCATTAATTTTGGGTTTGCTAAAAATTCCATCCTGACCTTTATCGGCTGAAGAATTTTCAATTAAATCTTTTTCTTTTTCCATATGTCACGCCTCTTTTACTTCATCAAACTATCCATTACCTCTTTGACAAAGCCCCCTGTATCTGTATCAGGGTTTCATATCCTCTATATATTTTTCAGCAGCAAATGCTGCGGTTGCTCCGTCTCCAACGGCTGTAGCGATTTGCCTTAAAAGCTTTACTCTTACATCCCCTGCTGCGAATATGCCTGGGACAGATGTCTTCATCTCATCATCAGTTATTATAAATCCTCTTTCATCCAGGGCGACACTGCCTTTCAAAAATTCTGTATTTGGTTTAATCCCAACATACATAAAGACACCACCTACCTCTAGCCTGGATAAGGTATTTGTTTTAACATTTCGTAATGATATGGCATTAACCGTTTGATTGCCCTCAATCCTGTCCGGTACAGTGTTCCATACAAATTCTATCTTTTCGTTTTTAAATGCCCTCTCTTGTATAATCTTATCTGCCCTTAACTGGTCTCTGCGATGAACAATATAGACCTTTTTGGCGTATTTTGTTAAAAATATCCCTTCTTCAACAGCCGAATTGCCACCTCCGATTACTGCTATATCCAGCCCACGGAAGAAAGGCCCATCGCATGTGGCACAATATGAAACCCCTCTCCCTCTCAGTTCAATTTCGCCTTTTATTCCCATTTCATTGGGTTTAGACCCTGAAGCTATTATCAATGCCCTGCACGAAAATTCCCTATCACTGAGCTTTATCTGCTTGATATTGCTCTTGTCCGCACTTACACTCTCCACATCCCCGGTCAGTATCTCTAAGCCAAATCTCTTTGCCTGTCCCTCCATGTTCTGTATCAGTTCTGGTCCATTTATCCCATCCTTAAAACCGGGGTAGTTCTCCACCATTTCAGTGGTTACAACCTGTCCTCCAACGACCATTTTCTCAATCATGAGGGATTTTAGTCTTGATCTGCATGTATAGAGCCCTGCCGTTAACCCTGCCGGCCCACCTCCAACTATTATTACATCGTAATCGGTAGTACTCATTTTCGAACCTTCCTGACTTACGCTAACCAAAAAGATTTTGATGGTCTTTCTTTATACACCTGTCCATTACTACCTTAATCCCTGCTTTACGTGCCAACTCGGCTGCTTCTTTGTTGATCACACCTTCCTGCATCCATACTACTTTCGCCCTTTTTTCTATAGCTTCCTTAACAATTTCTAAGACTGCTTCGGGTTTTCTAAATATATCAACTATATCTATTTCAAATGGGACTTCAAGAAGACTGGGATACACCTTTTCCCCCAGGATATCTTTCCCCAGAGGACGTATGGGAATAACCCTGAACCCTTTCGACTGTAAATAATATGCCACCTGATAACTGGGTCTATCCTCCTTTAGGGATAAGCCAACCACAGCAATAGTCTTATAATTCTTTAATATGTCCTTAATTTCCCTGGGAAGAAGATCTCTGTCATTTTCCTTTTGTCCCATTTATCATCCCTCAGCGATTGCAGATTGTGAATTTCAGATTTTGGAATTTCTTTTCCCCTTCCGAAATTAACTTGAGATTTGTTAGTTATAACTTACAACACGCAACTAAAAACGGTGTCCTGACTACAGAGCTTTTTTTATCATCTCCTCGAGCTTTGTTTTAGGGACTGCGCCAACTACCTGATCAATAGATTTGCCGCCCTTAAACATAATCAGGGTAGGGATGCTCCTGATACTGTATTGAGCCGGTGTCTTTGGATTCTCATCTACATTTAACTTGCAAATATTTACCTTTCCATCATACTCCTCTGCCAGCTCTTCCACTATGGGACCTACCATTTTACAGGGACCACACCAGGGAGCCCAAAAATCTACCAATGTAGGCTTATCAGAGTTTATTACCTCTGCATTAAATGAATCATCGGTTAAATGAACTGCTTTCTCTTTTTCAGACATCTTTAAACCTCCATTCTTAGCTCTAACTCTCCCCTCCAGGGACAACTAACATATTATATTGTTATTATTATCATCATTGAATTCTTTTTGTCAAACTATTTTGCCTGCCCTGTAAAACTTAAGGAGCAGCTTGAGAACTGCTCCTTAAGTTAATAAAAGTTTCAGGCAAAATCTCAGGATTGACTACCAGCCAATTCTCATTTATACCCCTCAACCACCCATGGAGGAATCAACTGTATAATCAGCGTCTATAACATCATCATCCCGGTTTCTATCTTTACCATAGCTGTATCCGCCATACCCCTGTTCCGGGGTCTGCTGGTCTCCATAAGAAGCAGCTGATAGAGAATGGGATGCCTGCTGCAAATCACTGGTTAATGCCCGTATCTTTTCTATACCTGCACCCTCCTCTTTCAAAGCACCCCTCAAATCGCCAATAAGCTGCTCTATCCTGGCCTTTTCATGAAGGGGCAGCCGATTCCCGGCACTGGCCAACTCTTTCTCAACAGTATAGGCAAGGGTATCTGCCTGGTTTCTGATTTCAGCCTCTTCTCTCTTTGCTTTATCCTCAGAAGCATGGACTTCAGCCTCCCGAATCATGCGATCAACTTCTTGTTTATCCAGAGAGGTTGATTCTGTTATTGTAATGGTCTGTTCTTTTCCCGTTGTCTTGTCCTGAGCACCGACATGTATTATCCCATTGGCATCTATATCAAATGTAACCTCGATCTGAGGTATCCCTCTGGGTGCCATGGGTATACCTTCCAAGCGAAATCTTCCCAGAACCCGGTTGTCCTTTGCCATTTCCCTTTCACCCTGGAGAACGTTTATGTCCACGCTTGGCTGGTTGTCCTCGGCTGTAGAAAATGTTTCACTCTTTCTGACTGGAATAGTGGTGTTCCTCTCTATAATCCTGGTCATTATTCCACCTAGTGTCTCTACCCCTAAAGAGAGAGGTGTCACATCAAGCAAGAGTACTTCATTAACCTCACCTGCCAAAACCCCTGCCTGAATGGCAGCCCCCACAGCCACAACTTCATCAGGATTTACCCCCTGGTGGGGTTCTTTTCCACCCGTGAGCCGTTTCACCAGATTTTGTACTGCTGGTATCCTGGTAGAGCCTCCTACCAGAACGACCTCATCTATATCCCCTGTGGAGAGTTTTGCATCACTCAGAGCCTGTTTTACAGGTCCTTCACAGCGCTCTATGAGGTCTGCTACTATGCTTTCAAATTTCGCTCTGTTAATTTTCATCTCCAGATGTTTTGGCCCGGATGCATCCGCAGTTATAAATGGAAGACTTATAGTTGTCTCTGTCACTGTGGACAACTCACACTTAGCCTTTTCCGAAGCTTCGTATAACCTTTGAAGTGCCTGTCTGTCTTTGAGTAAGTCTATTCCCCTGTCTTTTTTGAACTCGGCAGCAATCCAGTCTACCAACCTTTTATCAAAATCGTCCCCTCCCAGATGCGTATCACCGCTGGTAGACTTTACCTCAAAGATACCATCGCCAACTTCCAGGATAGAGACGTCAAAAGTACCGCCGCCAAGGTCAAATACCAGAATGGTCTCATTCTTCTTTTTGTCCAGACCATACGCCAGAGCTGCAGCAGTAGGTTCGTTTATTATCCTTTTTACATTTAAACCGGCTATCTTTCCCGCATCTTTTGTTGCCTGTCTCTGGGCGTCATTAAAGTATGCCGGTACAGTTATAACCGCATCCTTTACCTTCTCTCCCAGGTACTTTGAGGCTTCATCTGCGAGTTTTCTCAAAACTATTGCAGATATCTCTTCCGGGGCATATTCCTTTCCCCCTGCCGTAATTCGTACTACACCTCCTTTGCCCTCTTTGACCTTATAGGAAGCCTGCTTTGTCTCCTGGGTAACCTCTGAATATTTTCTTCCGGTGAATCTCTTTACAGATGATATGGTATTTTCCGGATTGAGAACTGCCTGCCTTTTGGCAACTTGTCCTACCAGACGATCTCCGTTTTTTGAAAATGCCACAACGGAAGGGGTTGTCCTTCCTCCCTCAGAGTTTATGATTACCTCAGGTTTGCCACCCTCCATGACAGCTAGAACCGAGTTGGTGGTACCAAGGTCTATTCCAATTGTCTTAGCCATTTTAATCCCTCCTTTTATTCTACACCTGTTAGCAAAAGGTGCTAATTGTGTAGTATTTTTTATCTTTAAATTAAAAGGTAAGTATTAAATCGGTGAAGTCAATAGGTGAGACAACTTTGGAATGGGTTTATGTCCGGCAGAAAGAATGGCAGATTGGGTTACTTTAGATTCCACCTCCACATGTTGATACCACCATCCAGATTCATCACTTTTGTAAAACCTTTTCCATGTAAAACTCTGATGGCATTATAGCTTCTTAATCCCTGGAGGCAGTAGATTATCACTTCCTGATCCGGGTCGAGTTCTCCGATCCTTCCCCGAAGCTCATTGAAGGGTATGTGTTTGGCGCCAGGGAGGTGACCTTTCTTGTATTCTTCATCATCTCTGACGTCCAGCAGAGTAAATCTCTCACCACTGTCCAATTTCCTCTTCAGTTCATCTGCCGGCATACCTTTAAAAAGCCCCAATGACTTATTTGATAAGACATATCCCGCTACTATTACCGGGTCTACTGCAGGTGAATAGGGTGGGGCGTATGCCAGATCTAAACCTTCCAAGTCTCCGAATGTGGCTCTCTGGGCTACAGCAGATGCTATCACATCAATCCTTTTATCTACTCCGCTTTTTCCAATTATCTGTGCTCCCAATACCCGGTTAGACTTTTTTTCTGCTATTATCTTAAAGGACATTTCATGGGCATCAGTATAGTAGTGAGCATGGGAATTGGGGTATATAATAGCCCTTTCTATCTCATAGCCATCTTTTACAGCTTCTCTTTCTGAGATGCCAGTTTTTGCCACAGTGTAGTCGAATACCTTGGCTATCATAGTACCTGATACCCCTCTAAAAAAGGCATCGCCGCCTGCCGCATTTTCTCCTGCCACCCGTCCTTGTTTATTAGCAGTTGAGCCCAGGGGGACCCATGTCGGTTTCCCAGTTATCAAGCTAAACGTTTCTGAACAATCCCCTGCGGCATAAATCTCAGGAATGTTGGTTAGCATTCTCTCGTTAACTTTAATGGCCCTTGTTTGGCCTATGGCAACTCCGGCTTCCTGTGCCAGTTGTGTATTGGGTCTTATCCCGATAGATAGTAATACCATGTCAGTGTCAAATCGGGCATTTTTAGTTATTACCTGCCTTACGCCTGCCTTTGTATCTCCTTCAAAGGCTTCAACTGGATTTTCCTTAGATACTTTCACCCCTTTTTCAATGAGGTGTTTCTCAAGAAGGTATGCCATATCTTCATCTAATGGGGGAAGGACTTGATTCATCATTTCCACTATAGTGACTTCTAATCCTTGAGAAACAAGACTTTCAGCCATCTCCAGTCCAATAAGCCCTGCCCCTATAATGATGGTCTTTCTAAGCTGTTCCCTTCCAATGTAATCTCTTATAGAAGACGCATCTTCTATGGTCTTTATGGTATGAATTTTGGGAAGGTTAACACCTGGTAAAGATGGAACAATGGGCTTCGCCCCTGTAGCAATAATAAGCTTGTCATAATGTTGTATGGTTTCATCCCTTTTCTTCAGATTAGATACCGTTATCTGTTTCTTTTGAGGGTCTATCTTCGTAACCCGATGGTTCGTGTGTACCTGAATATCAAATGGCTTTCTGAAGTCCTCGGGAGTTCTAAGCACAAGATCTTCTCGTTCTTTGACAATCCCTGATGTATAATAGGGAAGGCCACATGCGGCATATGATATATAGTCTTTTTCTTCAAAAACGGTTATCTTGAGATTCGGATTGACTCTCCTTGCCCTGGTAGCCGCCTTCATGCCTGCTGCAACACCGCCTATTATTATTAACTGTTCCCTTTTCATGTTCTCCTCAAGTTATCTATTTCTTTTTCTTGCCGTATCTTTCCCTCAATTCCCTTTTAAGTATCTTTCCTGACGGATTCCTTGGCAATTCATCCACAAACTCTATAGATTGTGGTACAGCATGAACTGCAAGATTCTGCTTGCAAAACTCCAGGATTTCATTTTCATCTGATTTCATTCTTTCTTTAAGTACTACAACTGCTTTTACAGATTCACCAAGCTTTGCATTAGTAACTCCTATTACGGCCGCCTGGGAAACAGATGGGTGTCTATAGATAACTTCTTCCACATCTCCAGGATAGATAGTTTTACCACCAGAGTTAATAATATCCTTTTTCCTGCCAACCAGATATACGTAACCTTCTTCATCCAGGGTAGCCAGATCTCCTGTATGTACATAACCTCCTCTGATAGTTTCTGCGGTTGCCTGGGGCAGTTCCCAGTATC includes:
- a CDS encoding CoA-binding protein yields the protein MGQKENDRDLLPREIKDILKNYKTIAVVGLSLKEDRPSYQVAYYLQSKGFRVIPIRPLGKDILGEKVYPSLLEVPFEIDIVDIFRKPEAVLEIVKEAIEKRAKVVWMQEGVINKEAAELARKAGIKVVMDRCIKKDHQNLFG
- the trxB gene encoding thioredoxin-disulfide reductase, with the translated sequence MSTTDYDVIIVGGGPAGLTAGLYTCRSRLKSLMIEKMVVGGQVVTTEMVENYPGFKDGINGPELIQNMEGQAKRFGLEILTGDVESVSADKSNIKQIKLSDREFSCRALIIASGSKPNEMGIKGEIELRGRGVSYCATCDGPFFRGLDIAVIGGGNSAVEEGIFLTKYAKKVYIVHRRDQLRADKIIQERAFKNEKIEFVWNTVPDRIEGNQTVNAISLRNVKTNTLSRLEVGGVFMYVGIKPNTEFLKGSVALDERGFIITDDEMKTSVPGIFAAGDVRVKLLRQIATAVGDGATAAFAAEKYIEDMKP
- the dnaK gene encoding molecular chaperone DnaK, which gives rise to MAKTIGIDLGTTNSVLAVMEGGKPEVIINSEGGRTTPSVVAFSKNGDRLVGQVAKRQAVLNPENTISSVKRFTGRKYSEVTQETKQASYKVKEGKGGVVRITAGGKEYAPEEISAIVLRKLADEASKYLGEKVKDAVITVPAYFNDAQRQATKDAGKIAGLNVKRIINEPTAAALAYGLDKKKNETILVFDLGGGTFDVSILEVGDGIFEVKSTSGDTHLGGDDFDKRLVDWIAAEFKKDRGIDLLKDRQALQRLYEASEKAKCELSTVTETTISLPFITADASGPKHLEMKINRAKFESIVADLIERCEGPVKQALSDAKLSTGDIDEVVLVGGSTRIPAVQNLVKRLTGGKEPHQGVNPDEVVAVGAAIQAGVLAGEVNEVLLLDVTPLSLGVETLGGIMTRIIERNTTIPVRKSETFSTAEDNQPSVDINVLQGEREMAKDNRVLGRFRLEGIPMAPRGIPQIEVTFDIDANGIIHVGAQDKTTGKEQTITITESTSLDKQEVDRMIREAEVHASEDKAKREEAEIRNQADTLAYTVEKELASAGNRLPLHEKARIEQLIGDLRGALKEEGAGIEKIRALTSDLQQASHSLSAASYGDQQTPEQGYGGYSYGKDRNRDDDVIDADYTVDSSMGG
- the trxA gene encoding thioredoxin encodes the protein MSEKEKAVHLTDDSFNAEVINSDKPTLVDFWAPWCGPCKMVGPIVEELAEEYDGKVNICKLNVDENPKTPAQYSIRSIPTLIMFKGGKSIDQVVGAVPKTKLEEMIKKAL
- a CDS encoding CoA-binding protein encodes the protein MDQRKLEEFESIFYPGSIAVVGASNDKLKFGTRYLQALIDSRFEGPLYPVNPTENKILGLRSYPKLTSIPADVDYVIVSIPARFILDLLDECATKGVKTVQIFTAGFSETGEEEGRRLEKEMARKARENGFRIIGPNCIGVYSPACHMPYGPMHFPAEAGTVGFISHSGGVAGNLIDEGIRRGICFSKVVSFGNGCDLDNCDYLEYFALDPETKIIGAYLEGAKDSQRLFRLIKEISKTKPLIIWKGGKTPAGAQTAASHSASLAGSDIIWKAALKQAGAIKVESHEELVDTILAFLHLPRFCGNRVAVIAGLYGAGGGASVTSSDAFTSQGMEVPPFTDETRAKLKTIIPKAGSILRNPLDMGSVGGITEILSNTIELVLDDPLIDILIIQVPVDFLVGLASKKIFQDTLEIIANFKKTKYKPIVLLSPHGSVIAERLEFERTLSHAGIPAYPTFERAARAIANVDIYSRLHNP